A single window of Eucalyptus grandis isolate ANBG69807.140 chromosome 1, ASM1654582v1, whole genome shotgun sequence DNA harbors:
- the LOC120288398 gene encoding transcription factor TFIIIB component B'' homolog, whose product MSNTVSEGNMSSRQLRKRPTPSQLVDASDDEAHSDGNNSAEAHSHSPSNGDEPYEGDEYRPRNSSQKRNTPRKPERPLAKKQREERKKEANKASEKKYWRTRKKFSHSTRRGKRCVDKVLLQTPEDEIDYRKLPIKDLILLAEHKERLTVKKAKPSKLNSSNQSSDKSTQGDASHKEGESFPSEQGNEASSSAEPAPLFFNYQSFMEKTPRTRWSKQDTELFYKGIRQFGTDLSMIKELFPKLTRQQIKLKFKKEERQNRLGLSEALASRAKDHSHFELVIERLQAAARAGKESSIDVSASMTAEEEDGESSPESNEEAEKPAEKLEKDEEIGDEDGKGDAEVHNSLKSDESDDDLFNCLGSYNSEF is encoded by the exons ATGTCTAATACCGTGAGTGAAGGGAACATGTCATCAAGGCAGTTGAGAAAGCGTCCTACTCCAAGCCAACTTGTTGATGCATCTGATGACGAGGCTCACTCTGATGGCAACAACTCAGCTGAAGCTCATTCTCATAGTCCCTCCAATGGAGATGAACCATATGAAGGCGATGAATATAGGCCACGGAATTCCTCTCAGAAGAGAAATACTCCAAGAAAGCCAGAAAGACCGTTGGCtaagaaacagagagaagaaagaaagaaagaggccAATAAAGCATCTGAAAAAAAGTACTGGAGAACTCGCAAGAAATTCTCTCACTCTACTCGACGTGGCAAAAGATGTG TGGATAAGGTTCTGCTTCAAACCCCGGAGGATGAAATTGACTATCGAAAGTTGCCCATTAAGGATCTAATTCTTCTTGCAGAACATAAGGAGCGTTTAAcg gtcaaaaagGCAAAACCATCAAAACTTAATTCAAGCAATCAGAG CTCTGACAAATCAACTCAAGGAGATGCTTCTCATAAGGAAGGTGAGAGTTTTCCTTCTGAGCAAGGAAACGAAGCCAGCAGTAGTGCTGAACCAGCTCCTCTATTTTTCAATTACCAGTCTTTCATGGAGAAAACACCTCGCACTAGGTGGTCAAAGCAAGACACTGAATTGTTTTATAAG GGTATAAGGCAATTTGGAACGGATCTCTCAATGATTAAGGAACTCTTCCCCAAATTGACACGCCAGCAAATAAAGttgaaatttaagaaagaaGAACGTCAAAATCGGTTAGGGCTTTCTGAAGCTTTGGCCAGCCGTGCAAAAG ATCATTCTCATTTTGAATTGGTGATTGAGCGTCTCCAAGCTGCTGCCCGAGCAGGGAAAGAGTCAAGTATAGATGTTTCGGCAAGCATGACAGCTGAGGAAGAGGATGGGGAGTCATCACCTGAATCCAAT GAGGAAGCAGAAAAGCCTGCAGAAAAGCTAGAGAAAGATGAGGAAATAGGAGATGAAGATGGTAAAGGTGATGCTGAGGTTCATAATTCTTTGAAGTCTGATGAAAGCGATGATGACCTTTTCAATTGCTTGGGTTCTTACAACAGTGAATTTTAA
- the LOC120288403 gene encoding uncharacterized protein LOC120288403 isoform X1, producing the protein MSPTIKLMPMLIIETSLCLQILVTPVRWIQQRCQKTTAILPSRDINGTRDSDHPASNYIESIGASASDAAQPHIHSSFCEKETQDMAIDGRGAASVSGDSCIDKDRSETEGTKTSPDVQPTEGSCERITASGIGLRENIYWRLNYKVEKGNVLFASLIQKLSLVICPRI; encoded by the exons ATGAGTCCCACAATAAAGTTGATGCCGATGCTGATCATAGAAACAAGTTTGTGTCTGCAGATATTAGTGACACCAGTCAGGTGGATACAACAGCGCTGTCAGAAAACAACAGCCATTCTTCCTTCAAGGGACATAAATGGAACAAGAGATTCAGATCATCCAGCTTCTAATTACATTGAATCAATCGGAGCCAGTGCAAGTGATGCTGCACAACCTCACATCCATTCTAGTTTCTGTGAAAAGGAGACCCAAGACATGGCAATTGATGGGCGAGGTGCTGCTTCTGTTAGTGGGGATTCTTGTATTGACAAGGACAGGTCAGAAACAGAG GGAACAAAGACTTCTCCTGATGTGCAACCTACAGAAGGTTCGTGTGAGAGAATCACTGCATCAGGCATTG GTCTGAGAGAGAATATATATTGGAGACTGAATTACAAAGTGGAGAAGGGAAACGTACTTTTTGCATCACTAATTCAGAAGTTGAGCCTGGTAATCTGCCCCAGGATCTAG
- the LOC120288403 gene encoding uncharacterized protein LOC120288403 isoform X3 — protein sequence MSPTIKLMPMLIIETSLCLQILVTPVRWIQQRCQKTTAILPSRDINGTRDSDHPASNYIESIGASASDAAQPHIHSSFCEKETQDMAIDGRGAASVSGDSCIDKDRSETEGTKTSPDVQPTEGLRENIYWRLNYKVEKGNVLFASLIQKLSLVICPRI from the exons ATGAGTCCCACAATAAAGTTGATGCCGATGCTGATCATAGAAACAAGTTTGTGTCTGCAGATATTAGTGACACCAGTCAGGTGGATACAACAGCGCTGTCAGAAAACAACAGCCATTCTTCCTTCAAGGGACATAAATGGAACAAGAGATTCAGATCATCCAGCTTCTAATTACATTGAATCAATCGGAGCCAGTGCAAGTGATGCTGCACAACCTCACATCCATTCTAGTTTCTGTGAAAAGGAGACCCAAGACATGGCAATTGATGGGCGAGGTGCTGCTTCTGTTAGTGGGGATTCTTGTATTGACAAGGACAGGTCAGAAACAGAG GGAACAAAGACTTCTCCTGATGTGCAACCTACAGAAG GTCTGAGAGAGAATATATATTGGAGACTGAATTACAAAGTGGAGAAGGGAAACGTACTTTTTGCATCACTAATTCAGAAGTTGAGCCTGGTAATCTGCCCCAGGATCTAG
- the LOC120288403 gene encoding uncharacterized protein LOC120288403 isoform X6 yields MEQEIQIIQLLITLNQSEPVQVMLHNLTSILVSVKRRPKTWQLMGEVLLLLVGILVLTRTGQKQREQRLLLMCNLQKVRVRESLHQALEGLRENIYWRLNYKVEKGNVLFASLIQKLSLVICPRI; encoded by the exons ATGGAACAAGAGATTCAGATCATCCAGCTTCTAATTACATTGAATCAATCGGAGCCAGTGCAAGTGATGCTGCACAACCTCACATCCATTCTAGTTTCTGTGAAAAGGAGACCCAAGACATGGCAATTGATGGGCGAGGTGCTGCTTCTGTTAGTGGGGATTCTTGTATTGACAAGGACAGGTCAGAAACAGAG GGAACAAAGACTTCTCCTGATGTGCAACCTACAGAAGGTTCGTGTGAGAGAATCACTGCATCAGGCATTG GAAGGTCTGAGAGAGAATATATATTGGAGACTGAATTACAAAGTGGAGAAGGGAAACGTACTTTTTGCATCACTAATTCAGAAGTTGAGCCTGGTAATCTGCCCCAGGATCTAG
- the LOC120288403 gene encoding uncharacterized protein LOC120288403 isoform X2, translated as MSPTIKLMPMLIIETSLCLQILVTPVRWIQQRCQKTTAILPSRDINGTRDSDHPASNYIESIGASASDAAQPHIHSSFCEKETQDMAIDGRGAASVSGDSCIDKDREQRLLLMCNLQKVRVRESLHQALEGLRENIYWRLNYKVEKGNVLFASLIQKLSLVICPRI; from the exons ATGAGTCCCACAATAAAGTTGATGCCGATGCTGATCATAGAAACAAGTTTGTGTCTGCAGATATTAGTGACACCAGTCAGGTGGATACAACAGCGCTGTCAGAAAACAACAGCCATTCTTCCTTCAAGGGACATAAATGGAACAAGAGATTCAGATCATCCAGCTTCTAATTACATTGAATCAATCGGAGCCAGTGCAAGTGATGCTGCACAACCTCACATCCATTCTAGTTTCTGTGAAAAGGAGACCCAAGACATGGCAATTGATGGGCGAGGTGCTGCTTCTGTTAGTGGGGATTCTTGTATTGACAAGGACAG GGAACAAAGACTTCTCCTGATGTGCAACCTACAGAAGGTTCGTGTGAGAGAATCACTGCATCAGGCATTG GAAGGTCTGAGAGAGAATATATATTGGAGACTGAATTACAAAGTGGAGAAGGGAAACGTACTTTTTGCATCACTAATTCAGAAGTTGAGCCTGGTAATCTGCCCCAGGATCTAG
- the LOC120288403 gene encoding uncharacterized protein LOC120288403 isoform X4: MSPTIKLMPMLIIETSLCLQILVTPVRWIQQRCQKTTAILPSRDINGTRDSDHPASNYIESIGASASDAAQPHIHSSFCEKETQDMAIDGRGAASVSGDSCIDKDREQRLLLMCNLQKEGLRENIYWRLNYKVEKGNVLFASLIQKLSLVICPRI; this comes from the exons ATGAGTCCCACAATAAAGTTGATGCCGATGCTGATCATAGAAACAAGTTTGTGTCTGCAGATATTAGTGACACCAGTCAGGTGGATACAACAGCGCTGTCAGAAAACAACAGCCATTCTTCCTTCAAGGGACATAAATGGAACAAGAGATTCAGATCATCCAGCTTCTAATTACATTGAATCAATCGGAGCCAGTGCAAGTGATGCTGCACAACCTCACATCCATTCTAGTTTCTGTGAAAAGGAGACCCAAGACATGGCAATTGATGGGCGAGGTGCTGCTTCTGTTAGTGGGGATTCTTGTATTGACAAGGACAG GGAACAAAGACTTCTCCTGATGTGCAACCTACAGAAG GAAGGTCTGAGAGAGAATATATATTGGAGACTGAATTACAAAGTGGAGAAGGGAAACGTACTTTTTGCATCACTAATTCAGAAGTTGAGCCTGGTAATCTGCCCCAGGATCTAG
- the LOC120288403 gene encoding uncharacterized protein LOC120288403 isoform X7: protein MSPTIKLMPMLIIETSLCLQILVTPVRWIQQRCQKTTAILPSRDINGTRDSDHPASNYIESIGASASDAAQPHIHSSFCEKETQDMAIDGRGAASVSGDSCIDKDREQRLLLMCNLQKV from the exons ATGAGTCCCACAATAAAGTTGATGCCGATGCTGATCATAGAAACAAGTTTGTGTCTGCAGATATTAGTGACACCAGTCAGGTGGATACAACAGCGCTGTCAGAAAACAACAGCCATTCTTCCTTCAAGGGACATAAATGGAACAAGAGATTCAGATCATCCAGCTTCTAATTACATTGAATCAATCGGAGCCAGTGCAAGTGATGCTGCACAACCTCACATCCATTCTAGTTTCTGTGAAAAGGAGACCCAAGACATGGCAATTGATGGGCGAGGTGCTGCTTCTGTTAGTGGGGATTCTTGTATTGACAAGGACAG GGAACAAAGACTTCTCCTGATGTGCAACCTACAGAAG GTCTGA
- the LOC120288403 gene encoding uncharacterized protein LOC120288403 isoform X5: MSPTIKLMPMLIIETSLCLQILVTPVRWIQQRCQKTTAILPSRDINGTRDSDHPASNYIESIGASASDAAQPHIHSSFCEKETQDMAIDGRGAASVSGDSCIDKDREQRLLLMCNLQKVRVRESLHQALV; the protein is encoded by the exons ATGAGTCCCACAATAAAGTTGATGCCGATGCTGATCATAGAAACAAGTTTGTGTCTGCAGATATTAGTGACACCAGTCAGGTGGATACAACAGCGCTGTCAGAAAACAACAGCCATTCTTCCTTCAAGGGACATAAATGGAACAAGAGATTCAGATCATCCAGCTTCTAATTACATTGAATCAATCGGAGCCAGTGCAAGTGATGCTGCACAACCTCACATCCATTCTAGTTTCTGTGAAAAGGAGACCCAAGACATGGCAATTGATGGGCGAGGTGCTGCTTCTGTTAGTGGGGATTCTTGTATTGACAAGGACAG GGAACAAAGACTTCTCCTGATGTGCAACCTACAGAAGGTTCGTGTGAGAGAATCACTGCATCAGGCATTG GTCTGA
- the LOC120296341 gene encoding uncharacterized protein LOC120296341, with protein sequence MDPFEDLFPIPAVKRGTAAGKFQPKGRLALRKPTSSSGTSILPGKDQKEAISPSTAVSDTTKSSENIGPKDDRLTDPNASPLVSLDSFEKMVPRSSESSQLAVDHMGLVNTSSELVQLDVGTSDALPSDVVVPNQNVEDSFVFEEFNGEMDAGWMMISLAIYSPATCNQWYEL encoded by the exons ATGGATCCTTTTGAAGATTTATTTCCTATACCTGCAGTAAAGCGAG GTACTGCTGCTGGAAAGTTTCAACCCAAGGGAAGACTGGCATTGAGAAAGCCAACATCTTCATCGGGGACTTCAATCCTTCCTGGTAAAGACCAGAAAGAGGCCATATCACCAAGTACTGCCGTGTCAGACACGACAAAGTCATCGGAGAACATTGGTCCAAAAGATGATAGGTTGACAGATCCCAATGCTTCACCTTTGGTTTCACTTGATAGCTTTGAGAAAATGGTGCCTAGGAGCAGTGAAAGTTCACAACTGGCAGTGGACCACATGGGACTGGTGAATACTTCATCTGAACTTGTTCAACTGGATGTTGGTACCTCAGATGCCCTACCTTCTGATGTGGTCGTGCCAAATCAAAATGTTGAggattcttttgtctttgaagaatttaatgGAGAG ATGGATGCAGGATGGATGATGATCTCATTAGCGATATACTCCCCAGCCACTTGCAACCAGTGGTATGAACTatga